The sequence below is a genomic window from Rhodococcus sp. 4CII.
GATCTCCTGCTGCCTCTGGTTGTGGTCAATGAGCCGCGGCACCCCACCATGCTAACACGGTCGTGTTAGCATGAATTTTGTTGGTCGAAACACTGAACACCAACATCTGGATCTTCACCGACGTCGAGGGCCTGGCCTCGGCATGCTCACCGTCATGTTCGGCATCGGACTGGTGATCCGGCAACGTTCCGCCCAAGCGTCGCGGTCTGCGGTGGCCCGGCGGGTAACCCTGGCGCGCAGGACTTCTGATGCTGGACGGAGTGCTGCACTTCCTGTTGTTCACCGAGTTCGACGCTGACCGGATTCGCGCTCACGGGCCTGATCGTCGCGTTCATCCTGACTACGGGCGTTCGCGCACAACGAGTATGGCTGGTGTGTGCGGTGGCCGTGCATCTGGCGATGCCGGCCTTCGTTGCCGCGGCGGTATCCTCGGCGCCGGCGCGGGAAACGGGGCCGCTGTCCCCGAATCCTTACGCCGACGGCAGCTTCCGGGATCTCGTTGCCTTCCGCATCGACAACCTGGTGCTGTTCCGCCTCGGGGTGGTCTTCATCCTGCCGGGGCACGCATCCTCGAGTCGGGCCGCGGTGCCCTCCGACGCCGTCTGATGGTGGTGGGACTGGGGGTGGCGCTCCCGCTCGACTTCACCCTCGGACTCCTCGGTGGCGACGCCGGGCTGCTGTTGGGCAGGTATGGAACCGCGCCCGTGGTGGCTTTGGGGCTCCTGGCGGCGATCGCGCACCGCTACGCCGACGGGCGTGAACCCGGCGTGGCCGGCCGCGCACTGTCGAACGTCGGTCGGACCGCGCTCAGTTGCTATGTGCTGCAGAACATCCTGTGTTCGATCGTCTGCTACGGCTGGGGTTTCGGGCTGGCCGCCCGAGTGGATGGCGCCACCGTCGTCCCGGCCACCCTCGTCCTGCTCGGTGCCGTCTCGGCGACCCTGATCCTCGTGTCCCGCCTGTGGCTGCGGTGGTTCGATCGAAGACCACTCGAATGGGTCACGCACCGCGCCTACGAGCGCCTCGCCCGCGTCGACCGGGACCGCGTCACCGTGCCAGCAGTGTCGTCCATTCCCTGAACTCGAGCGCGTACTTCGGTGTCGGTGTCGTCACCGAGGGGCACGGCTGCCGCCGGGTGGCCAACTCCACCAACGACTTCGCCGCCCGCATCACACTGACGTGATGATGTCGGGACACGTCGAGCAACTCCTCGAATGCTTCCGTGTCG
It includes:
- a CDS encoding ANTAR domain-containing protein, whose translation is MTAPANQRSTTIQEITLSNDVLEAAAPPAHSIPHRHPDGREVLATAKGILIATRGYGDTEAFEELLDVSRHHHVSVMRAAKSLVELATRRQPCPSVTTPTPKYALEFREWTTLLAR